From Myxocyprinus asiaticus isolate MX2 ecotype Aquarium Trade chromosome 10, UBuf_Myxa_2, whole genome shotgun sequence, the proteins below share one genomic window:
- the LOC127447442 gene encoding ASNSD1 upstream open reading frame protein-like, protein MWKCFLKTFLKFCCKMSSRNSQRTEPGAQEERTHKEELNEKIKEQKILVDELSNLKKNRRVYTQQPNSNIFFLADKKETLSSCKKDLDIMRKEYQDI, encoded by the exons ATGTGGAAATGTTTCcttaaaacattcttaaaattttgctgtaaaatgtcatctAGAAACAGCCAGCGAACGGAACCTGGAGCTCAAGAAGAGCGCACACATAAAGAAGAACTGAACGAGAAG ATCAAAGAGCAAAAGATTTTAGTCGACGAGTTGTCCAATTTAAAGAAAAACAGG AGAGTCTACACCCAGCAACCCAACAGTAATATATTCTTTCTGGCAGACAAGAAAGAGACCCTCAGCTCTTGTAAAA AGGATCTGGATATCATGAGAAAAGAATATCAAGACATATAG